Proteins from a single region of Amycolatopsis sp. CA-230715:
- a CDS encoding GNAT family N-acetyltransferase: MRAPAEEVAVSDLIVLRRWRHDDVVPMRRAVTESIDHLRPWSTWVTDGYPVEAAQEFLDTARRQWDEGVTFDYAITMDGGIVGGCGLMTRAGPGALEIGYWVHRARTGEGIITKTVERLAEVAFGIGADRVVIVHDELNERSGAVPARLGFRQLARRRTSGRLPAPADSGVELVWELRAP, translated from the coding sequence ATGCGGGCACCAGCCGAAGAAGTCGCGGTTTCCGACCTGATCGTCCTCCGCCGTTGGCGGCACGACGACGTGGTACCGATGCGGCGCGCGGTGACGGAGTCGATCGATCACCTGCGGCCGTGGTCGACCTGGGTCACCGACGGGTATCCCGTCGAGGCGGCGCAGGAGTTCCTCGACACCGCGCGGCGCCAGTGGGACGAGGGCGTGACCTTCGACTACGCGATCACGATGGACGGCGGGATCGTCGGCGGCTGCGGCCTGATGACCAGGGCCGGCCCCGGCGCACTGGAAATCGGCTACTGGGTGCACCGGGCCCGCACCGGGGAAGGCATCATCACGAAGACGGTCGAGCGACTGGCCGAAGTCGCGTTCGGAATCGGCGCCGACCGCGTGGTGATCGTCCACGACGAACTGAACGAACGGAGCGGGGCTGTTCCCGCCCGGCTCGGGTTCCGGCAGCTCGCGCGCCGCCGGACCTCCGGACGTTTGCCCGCTCCCGCCGACAGCGGCGTGGAACTCGTCTGGGAGCTGCGCGCGCCCTGA
- a CDS encoding acyltransferase family protein — translation MSESPARRSPVRDRERLPAGTDRRYRPELQGLRALAVVLVVVYHVWLGRVSGGVDVFFLISGFLITGQLYRAGSRGGIAYGAMWGRMVKRLFPAALTVLAAVIVASVVLLPEARWFQTIKEVAASALYLENWRLAADSADYFAQHDSASVVQHFWSLSIQGQFYLVWPLLVGLVAVVAKRALRPTLLIVLLAVFAVSLVFSIQLTGTDQPLAYFHSLTRVWEFAAGGLLALLADRVRLPLLVRIAAGWAGVAGLISCGLLLRVDTEFPGFVALWPIVSAALIIVAGSTGNPFAADRPLGSRPLEFVGNLSFSLYLWHWPVLVFYLVARERTEVGLLGGAVVIGISVLLSVATYQLVEKPVRDSAIGASEPRRALAFGALLLVPVLLATGGWQLASEQKAGSLTIDAADHDHPGAKARTPGFTYRGTAGAAPAPSYLALPDDWSPIEPRCGESPASQEELDDCTTTAPGEAPARRVVLVGDSHARQYTAALLPIAERRNWQVTVMFRSACPFSTDSDIDPDDEGCREWNTTAAELISSMKPDAVLTMASRDVRAGPTEQTPSGFAAQWRRLAGEGIPVLAIRDNPRFDVSPAACAEQRGPDDPSCATPRDLLLPPRGPYADIPDLPPSVSFLDFSDYVCEPDTCPPVIGNVLVYRDENHLSAAYTSTMTPMVEEAVESALRGPENETEPPA, via the coding sequence ATGTCCGAATCCCCGGCCCGTCGATCCCCGGTGCGCGATCGGGAACGGCTCCCAGCCGGGACCGACCGGCGCTACCGGCCGGAGCTGCAGGGCCTGCGCGCGCTGGCCGTGGTGCTGGTGGTCGTCTACCACGTGTGGCTCGGCCGGGTGTCCGGCGGCGTGGACGTGTTCTTCCTGATCTCCGGCTTCCTCATCACCGGGCAGCTCTACCGCGCCGGTTCCCGCGGCGGCATCGCGTACGGGGCGATGTGGGGCCGGATGGTCAAGCGCCTGTTCCCCGCCGCGCTGACGGTGCTGGCCGCGGTGATCGTCGCGAGCGTGGTGCTGCTTCCGGAAGCGCGCTGGTTCCAGACGATCAAGGAGGTCGCCGCTTCCGCGCTGTACCTGGAGAACTGGCGGCTGGCCGCCGATTCGGCCGACTACTTCGCGCAACACGATTCGGCCAGCGTGGTGCAGCACTTCTGGTCGCTGTCCATCCAGGGGCAGTTCTACCTCGTGTGGCCGCTGCTCGTGGGCCTGGTCGCCGTCGTGGCGAAGCGCGCGCTCCGCCCGACGCTGCTGATCGTGCTGCTCGCGGTTTTCGCGGTATCACTGGTGTTTTCGATCCAGCTGACCGGCACCGACCAGCCGCTCGCCTACTTCCACTCGCTGACGCGGGTGTGGGAGTTCGCCGCCGGCGGGCTGCTCGCGCTGCTGGCCGACCGCGTCCGGCTTCCCCTGCTGGTGCGGATCGCCGCGGGCTGGGCCGGGGTCGCCGGGCTGATCTCGTGCGGGCTGCTGCTGCGCGTGGACACCGAGTTCCCCGGTTTCGTCGCGCTCTGGCCGATCGTCTCCGCCGCACTGATCATCGTCGCCGGCTCGACCGGGAACCCGTTCGCCGCCGACCGCCCGCTCGGTTCGCGCCCGCTGGAGTTCGTCGGCAACCTCAGCTTCTCGCTCTACCTCTGGCACTGGCCGGTGCTGGTTTTCTACCTGGTGGCAAGGGAACGCACCGAGGTCGGCCTCCTCGGCGGCGCGGTCGTCATCGGGATCTCGGTACTGCTGTCGGTCGCGACCTACCAGCTGGTCGAGAAACCCGTGCGCGATTCGGCTATCGGCGCGAGCGAGCCGAGGCGCGCGCTCGCGTTCGGCGCGCTGCTGCTGGTTCCGGTGCTCCTCGCCACGGGCGGCTGGCAGCTCGCGAGCGAGCAGAAGGCGGGCTCGCTCACCATCGACGCGGCCGATCACGACCACCCGGGTGCGAAGGCCAGAACACCCGGTTTCACCTACCGCGGCACGGCGGGCGCCGCACCCGCGCCGTCCTACCTCGCCCTGCCCGACGACTGGTCGCCCATCGAACCGCGGTGCGGTGAATCCCCTGCCAGTCAAGAAGAACTCGACGACTGCACCACCACGGCCCCTGGCGAGGCACCGGCCCGGCGCGTCGTGCTCGTCGGTGATTCGCACGCACGCCAGTACACGGCCGCGCTGCTCCCGATCGCCGAACGCCGGAACTGGCAGGTGACCGTGATGTTCCGCAGTGCCTGCCCGTTCTCGACCGACTCGGACATCGACCCGGACGACGAGGGCTGCCGGGAGTGGAACACCACCGCGGCCGAGCTCATCAGCTCGATGAAACCCGACGCGGTGCTGACCATGGCCAGCAGGGACGTGCGCGCCGGGCCCACCGAGCAGACACCGTCCGGGTTCGCCGCGCAGTGGCGGCGGCTGGCCGGGGAAGGGATCCCGGTGCTCGCGATCCGGGACAACCCGCGTTTCGACGTCTCGCCGGCCGCCTGCGCGGAACAACGCGGACCCGACGATCCGTCGTGCGCCACGCCGAGGGATCTTCTCCTCCCGCCGCGAGGCCCCTACGCGGACATCCCCGACCTCCCGCCCTCGGTGTCCTTTTTGGACTTCAGCGACTACGTGTGCGAGCCGGACACCTGCCCGCCGGTGATCGGCAACGTCCTGGTCTACCGCGACGAAAACCACCTCAGCGCCGCCTACACCTCGACCATGACGCCGATGGTCGAGGAGGCCGTCGAATCGGCGCTGCGCGGTCCCGAGAACGAGACCGAACCGCCCGCCTGA
- a CDS encoding peroxiredoxin, with translation MQQGDLAPDFTLADERGEQRSLGEFLAEGPVVLFFYPAAMTSGCTAESCHFRDLAAEFAEVGAQRLGISPDNVTKQREFSEANGFDYPLLSDPDGAVAKQFGVRRRFGPLLTKRHTFVIDTDRKVLEVIKSELKFAKHADDALAALRARKNA, from the coding sequence ATGCAGCAGGGAGATCTCGCCCCGGACTTCACCCTCGCCGACGAGCGGGGCGAGCAGCGCTCGCTCGGCGAGTTCCTCGCCGAAGGGCCGGTGGTGCTCTTCTTCTACCCGGCCGCGATGACGAGCGGCTGCACCGCGGAGAGCTGCCACTTCCGCGACCTCGCGGCCGAGTTCGCGGAGGTCGGCGCCCAGCGGCTCGGGATCAGCCCGGACAACGTAACCAAGCAACGCGAGTTCTCCGAGGCCAACGGGTTCGACTACCCGCTGCTGTCCGACCCCGATGGCGCGGTCGCGAAGCAGTTCGGGGTGCGGCGCCGGTTCGGCCCGCTCCTCACGAAGCGGCACACGTTCGTGATCGACACCGACCGCAAGGTGCTCGAAGTGATCAAGAGCGAGCTCAAGTTCGCCAAGCACGCGGACGACGCGCTCGCGGCGCTGCGAGCCCGCAAGAACGCGTAA
- a CDS encoding GNAT family N-acetyltransferase, with protein sequence MEEIITYVEMTTPGDLAPSAPVDGVAVEEVDASSPWIRPLCVEIGAAHGWRSVTRDDDGWAEWLADPRRRYWLVKVEPEVAGFFATRRGDGGDAQITTFGLRPPFIGRGLGGYALTLGIREAWRLDAEVTRVWLRTSTRDHPAALTNYRRRGFRVYRTEEGPAA encoded by the coding sequence GTGGAGGAGATCATCACCTACGTCGAGATGACCACGCCGGGCGACCTGGCCCCATCGGCCCCTGTCGACGGCGTCGCGGTCGAGGAGGTCGACGCGTCGTCGCCGTGGATCCGGCCGCTGTGCGTCGAGATCGGTGCCGCGCACGGGTGGCGCAGCGTCACCCGCGACGACGACGGCTGGGCGGAATGGCTCGCCGATCCGCGCCGCCGGTACTGGCTGGTGAAGGTGGAGCCCGAGGTCGCCGGATTCTTCGCGACCCGGCGAGGGGACGGCGGCGACGCGCAGATCACCACCTTCGGGCTGCGGCCGCCGTTCATCGGCCGCGGGCTCGGCGGGTACGCGCTGACGCTCGGCATCCGGGAGGCATGGCGGCTGGACGCCGAGGTGACCAGGGTGTGGCTGCGCACCTCGACCCGCGACCACCCTGCCGCGCTGACGAACTACCGCCGCCGCGGTTTCCGCGTCTACCGCACCGAAGAGGGCCCCGCGGCCTAG
- a CDS encoding putative bifunctional diguanylate cyclase/phosphodiesterase — MLSVVRDAAAVAVPAHEAAVRRFAALYSASPVGIALADRDGTIVEANAALGSFLGYRPESLRGKKITELGSSDRDANYLRIGLDELKETELDRYRHRVLLDHGEEVPVWADVTLAHLPGDAPGTEYPVLMVSDANEVHLLQETLRHQNVHDPLTGLANSSSFQTKLEASLGTRSGERIALIYLDIDGFKVVNDGLGAGFGDKVLRGVARKLAAVFTEHDAFVARLSGDGFAILLHGSVSPNEVITLVERAFEDLREPIYLEGNGIGVSASAGIVVKDVGDGGAEDLLRGAEIALHRAKERGKAQWVLFDPELDARDRSRYRLGAVLAGALENGEFSLIYQPTVKLNAPSQLAAVNAGLRWNHPEQGELDSDEFYPLAATTGMTIPLGRWLLTESLAATARWRERFGEAAPDVCVRLPKRLAIDPDLVLLIKEELDRHRLPAHSLRLCTDGSSIVDPNGEVLDSLSVLSDLGAQLVLTVSGTSDLELIPQYRLPVRHIILSGPVVDSLATDEDEVASRHLAHLISRARELKLRIGAEGVRHEDHAVRLRELGVLAARGAFVSESATGDEVDELIERHAN, encoded by the coding sequence ATGCTCTCGGTGGTGCGCGACGCGGCCGCGGTGGCCGTGCCGGCCCACGAAGCCGCGGTGCGCCGGTTCGCCGCGCTGTACTCGGCCTCCCCGGTCGGGATCGCGCTCGCCGACCGCGACGGCACCATCGTCGAGGCCAACGCGGCGCTCGGCTCCTTCCTCGGGTACCGTCCCGAATCGTTGCGCGGCAAGAAGATCACCGAGCTGGGTTCGAGCGACCGCGACGCGAACTACCTGCGCATCGGCCTCGACGAGCTGAAGGAAACCGAGCTCGACCGCTACCGGCACCGCGTGCTCCTCGACCACGGCGAAGAAGTGCCGGTGTGGGCGGACGTGACGCTCGCGCACCTGCCCGGCGACGCACCCGGCACGGAGTACCCGGTGCTGATGGTCTCCGACGCCAACGAGGTGCACCTGCTGCAGGAGACGCTGCGGCACCAGAACGTGCACGACCCGCTGACCGGGCTCGCGAACTCGTCGAGCTTCCAGACCAAGCTCGAAGCTTCGCTCGGCACCCGGTCCGGCGAACGGATCGCGTTGATCTACCTCGATATCGACGGGTTCAAGGTGGTCAACGACGGGCTCGGCGCCGGGTTCGGCGACAAGGTGCTGCGCGGGGTCGCCCGCAAGCTGGCCGCGGTGTTCACCGAGCACGACGCCTTCGTCGCCAGGCTCTCCGGCGACGGCTTCGCGATCCTCCTGCACGGCTCGGTCAGTCCCAACGAGGTGATCACGCTCGTCGAGCGCGCCTTCGAGGACCTCCGCGAGCCGATCTACCTGGAGGGCAACGGAATCGGCGTCAGCGCCAGCGCGGGCATCGTGGTCAAGGACGTCGGCGACGGCGGCGCCGAAGACCTCCTCCGCGGCGCCGAGATCGCGCTGCACCGCGCGAAGGAACGCGGCAAGGCGCAGTGGGTGCTGTTCGACCCCGAACTGGACGCGCGCGACCGCAGCCGCTACCGCCTCGGCGCGGTGCTCGCGGGCGCGCTCGAGAACGGCGAGTTCTCGCTCATCTACCAGCCGACCGTGAAGCTCAACGCTCCTAGCCAGCTCGCCGCCGTGAACGCGGGGCTGCGCTGGAACCACCCGGAGCAGGGCGAACTCGACTCGGACGAGTTCTACCCGCTCGCCGCGACCACCGGGATGACGATCCCGCTCGGCCGCTGGCTGCTCACCGAGTCGCTCGCGGCGACCGCGCGCTGGCGCGAACGGTTCGGCGAGGCGGCGCCGGACGTCTGCGTCCGGTTGCCGAAGCGGCTCGCCATCGATCCCGATCTGGTGCTGCTGATCAAGGAGGAGCTGGACCGGCACCGGCTGCCGGCGCACTCGTTGCGGCTGTGCACCGACGGATCGTCCATTGTGGACCCGAACGGTGAGGTGCTCGACTCGCTCTCGGTGCTGTCCGATCTCGGTGCGCAGCTCGTGCTGACCGTATCGGGCACCTCGGATCTTGAACTGATCCCGCAGTACCGGCTCCCGGTGCGGCACATCATCCTCAGCGGCCCCGTGGTCGATTCGCTCGCCACCGACGAGGACGAGGTGGCGAGCAGGCACCTGGCGCACCTGATTTCGCGGGCGAGAGAGCTTAAGCTCCGGATCGGCGCCGAAGGGGTGCGGCACGAGGACCACGCCGTCCGGTTGCGCGAGCTCGGCGTGCTGGCCGCGCGCGGCGCCTTCGTCTCGGAATCGGCGACCGGTGACGAAGTCGACGAGCTGATCGAACGGCACGCGAACTAG
- a CDS encoding cytochrome P450, whose amino-acid sequence MNITALRERMPPLTAIPLPRGVDRRMLEHRWPVAELAAPPPGSGLEPVLGDAGPPVIGHAVNFMRFGIPFGLHRYRTYGPVSWMGAFGRRIVTLSGPDATQAALVNKDKAFSQEGWKFFIERFFDRGLMLLDFGEHHLHRRIMQQAFTRDRLEGYVRQMGPSIRDGVGRWPTTGSNRLYFALKQLTLDVATQVFMGMASPEDAGRINRAFVDSVRAGTAIVRHPVPGGRWAAGLHGRKVLERYFAAELPGKRAAGGSDLFSALCNATSEDGERFTDTDIVNHMIFLMMAAHDTSTITATAAAYHLAKHPEWQEQARAESLALGDELPDLEALDRLSTVDLVLKESLRLVAPVPSLARKTVCDTEVLGYHIPADSMVGISPTVNHFAPECWTDPMRFDPARFGPDRREDRSHRFAWMPFGGGAHKCIGLHFGTSEVKLLLHEMLRRYRWSVPGDYVAKWDYVSLPVPVDGLPMHLEAR is encoded by the coding sequence ATGAACATCACCGCGCTCCGCGAGCGGATGCCCCCGCTGACCGCCATCCCGCTCCCCCGCGGCGTCGACCGCCGGATGCTGGAGCACCGCTGGCCGGTCGCCGAACTCGCCGCGCCGCCACCGGGCAGCGGGCTCGAACCCGTGCTCGGCGACGCCGGGCCGCCGGTCATCGGGCACGCGGTCAACTTCATGCGGTTCGGCATTCCGTTCGGGCTGCACCGGTACCGGACCTACGGCCCAGTGTCCTGGATGGGCGCGTTCGGCCGCCGCATCGTCACCCTCAGCGGCCCGGACGCCACCCAGGCCGCACTGGTGAACAAGGACAAGGCCTTCTCCCAGGAGGGCTGGAAGTTCTTCATCGAGCGGTTCTTCGACCGCGGCCTGATGCTGCTCGACTTCGGCGAGCACCACCTCCACCGCCGCATCATGCAGCAGGCGTTCACCCGCGACCGGCTCGAAGGCTACGTGCGGCAGATGGGTCCGTCGATCAGGGACGGGGTCGGCCGCTGGCCCACCACCGGCTCGAACCGGCTGTACTTCGCGCTGAAGCAACTCACCTTGGACGTCGCGACCCAGGTGTTCATGGGCATGGCCAGCCCGGAGGACGCCGGCCGCATCAACCGCGCGTTCGTCGACTCGGTGCGCGCGGGCACCGCGATCGTGCGCCACCCGGTACCGGGCGGGCGCTGGGCGGCGGGACTGCACGGCAGGAAGGTGCTGGAGCGGTACTTCGCCGCCGAACTGCCCGGCAAGCGCGCGGCGGGCGGGTCCGACCTGTTTTCCGCGCTGTGCAACGCGACGAGCGAGGACGGCGAGCGGTTCACCGACACCGACATCGTCAACCACATGATCTTCCTGATGATGGCCGCGCACGACACCAGCACGATCACCGCCACCGCCGCGGCGTACCACCTGGCGAAGCACCCGGAGTGGCAGGAACAGGCCCGAGCGGAGTCGCTGGCGCTCGGCGACGAGCTCCCCGATCTCGAAGCACTGGACCGTCTGTCCACAGTGGACCTCGTACTCAAGGAGTCGCTCCGGCTGGTCGCACCGGTGCCCTCGCTCGCCCGCAAGACGGTGTGCGACACCGAGGTTCTCGGCTACCACATCCCGGCGGATTCGATGGTCGGAATCTCACCCACGGTGAACCACTTCGCCCCGGAATGCTGGACGGATCCGATGCGGTTCGACCCGGCGCGGTTCGGTCCCGATCGCCGCGAAGACCGCTCGCACCGGTTCGCGTGGATGCCCTTCGGCGGCGGCGCGCACAAGTGCATCGGACTGCATTTCGGCACTTCAGAGGTCAAGTTGCTGCTGCACGAGATGCTCCGGAGGTACCGGTGGTCGGTCCCGGGCGACTATGTGGCGAAATGGGACTACGTGTCACTTCCGGTCCCGGTCGACGGACTGCCCATGCACCTCGAAGCGCGCTGA
- the metE gene encoding 5-methyltetrahydropteroyltriglutamate--homocysteine S-methyltransferase, translating to MGSNNESGAVGSTVLGYPRIGPDRELKRVVERYWAGRAERAELEDVAAKLRRDTWRGRREAGLHTIPSNTFSYYDQVLDTAALFGALPERFTRLGLDDLGTYFAAARGVQDAPALEMTKWFDTNYHYLVPELTPDTRFAVSGSKPIDEYREARAEGIETRPVLVGPVTFLALAKPAAGAPPEFHPIELLDPLVAAYADLLGRLRDEGVEWVQLDEPAFAADRTPAELDALARAYAALGGLEHRPKILVAGYFGRLGDALGVLARSPIDALAVDLVTDPSTVDSVAAESALRDKEVVAGVVDGRNVWRVDVDAALAKAATLLGTAAKVSVGTSCSLLHVPYDVDAEADLDDRLKGWLSFARQKVAEVVLLGTALAEGIDAVADGVAAARAATKSRREARDLRDSRVRARLDALRPSHTERPDYARRAAAQRSSLGLPALPSTTIGSFPQTSDVRKARAAFRAGRTDEAEYAAAMRTEIERVVRLQEELGLDVLVHGEPERNDMVQYFAEQLDGFAATQTGWVQSYGSRCVRPPILYGDVSRPEPMTVEWARYAQGLTSRPVKGMLTGPVTILAWSFVRDDQPLGDTAGQVALAIRDEVHDLESAGIRIIQVDEPALRELLPLREAEHQAYFDWAVRAFRLATSGVADSTQIHTHMCYSEFGDILPAIEAIDADVTSIEAARSHMEVLGDLGESGFARGVGPGVYDIHSPRVPDVDEISELLTTALGAVPADRIWVNPDCGLKTRGYAEVEPALRNLVAATARVRSRLPG from the coding sequence GTGGGCAGCAACAACGAATCGGGCGCGGTGGGCAGCACCGTGCTCGGGTACCCGAGGATCGGCCCCGACCGGGAACTCAAGCGCGTCGTCGAGCGGTACTGGGCCGGCCGGGCCGAACGCGCCGAGCTGGAAGACGTCGCCGCGAAGCTGCGCCGGGACACCTGGCGCGGACGGCGCGAGGCCGGGCTGCACACGATCCCGTCCAACACGTTCTCCTACTACGACCAGGTGCTCGACACCGCCGCGCTGTTCGGCGCGCTGCCGGAGCGCTTCACCCGCCTCGGCCTGGACGACCTCGGCACCTACTTCGCCGCGGCGCGGGGCGTGCAGGACGCGCCCGCGCTCGAAATGACCAAGTGGTTCGACACGAACTACCACTACCTGGTGCCCGAGCTGACGCCGGACACGAGGTTCGCGGTCAGCGGGTCCAAGCCGATCGACGAGTACCGCGAAGCGCGCGCGGAGGGCATCGAGACGCGCCCCGTGCTGGTGGGCCCGGTGACGTTCCTGGCGCTGGCGAAGCCCGCCGCGGGCGCGCCGCCGGAGTTCCACCCGATCGAGCTGCTCGACCCGCTGGTCGCCGCCTACGCGGATCTGCTCGGGCGCCTGCGGGACGAGGGCGTCGAATGGGTGCAGCTCGACGAGCCCGCCTTCGCCGCGGACCGCACGCCCGCCGAGCTGGATGCGCTCGCCCGCGCCTACGCCGCGCTCGGCGGGCTCGAGCACCGGCCGAAGATCCTGGTCGCCGGGTACTTCGGGCGGCTCGGCGACGCGCTCGGCGTGCTCGCGCGCTCCCCGATCGACGCGCTGGCCGTCGACCTGGTCACCGATCCGTCCACTGTGGACTCCGTTGCCGCCGAAAGCGCGTTGCGGGACAAGGAGGTGGTGGCCGGGGTCGTCGACGGACGCAATGTGTGGCGCGTCGACGTGGACGCGGCGCTCGCGAAGGCCGCGACCCTGCTCGGCACCGCCGCGAAGGTCAGCGTCGGCACGTCGTGCTCGCTGCTGCACGTGCCCTACGACGTGGACGCGGAAGCGGATCTCGACGACCGGCTGAAGGGCTGGCTTTCCTTCGCCAGGCAGAAGGTTGCCGAGGTCGTGCTGCTCGGTACGGCGCTCGCCGAAGGCATCGACGCGGTCGCCGACGGCGTCGCGGCGGCGAGGGCCGCGACGAAGAGCCGACGCGAGGCTCGCGACCTTCGCGACAGCAGGGTGCGGGCAAGGCTGGACGCGCTGCGGCCGTCGCACACCGAGCGGCCGGACTACGCGCGCAGGGCCGCCGCTCAGCGCTCGTCGCTCGGCCTGCCCGCCTTGCCCAGCACGACGATCGGCTCGTTCCCGCAGACCTCCGATGTGCGCAAGGCCCGCGCGGCCTTCCGCGCCGGGCGCACCGACGAGGCCGAGTACGCCGCGGCGATGCGCACTGAGATCGAGCGGGTGGTGCGGCTCCAGGAGGAGCTCGGGCTGGACGTGCTGGTGCACGGCGAGCCGGAGCGCAACGACATGGTGCAGTACTTCGCCGAGCAGCTCGACGGGTTCGCCGCCACGCAGACCGGCTGGGTGCAGTCCTACGGTTCGCGCTGCGTCCGCCCGCCGATCCTCTACGGCGACGTGTCGCGGCCGGAGCCGATGACCGTCGAATGGGCGCGGTACGCACAGGGGCTCACCAGCCGCCCGGTCAAGGGCATGCTCACCGGGCCGGTCACCATCCTGGCCTGGTCGTTCGTGCGCGACGACCAGCCGCTCGGGGACACCGCGGGCCAGGTCGCGCTCGCCATCCGCGACGAGGTGCACGACCTGGAGTCGGCGGGGATCCGCATCATCCAGGTCGACGAGCCCGCGTTGCGGGAACTCCTCCCGTTGCGGGAAGCCGAGCACCAGGCGTACTTCGACTGGGCGGTGCGCGCTTTCCGGCTCGCCACCTCCGGAGTCGCCGACTCGACGCAGATCCACACGCACATGTGCTACTCGGAGTTCGGTGACATCCTGCCCGCGATCGAAGCCATCGACGCGGACGTGACGAGCATCGAAGCCGCGCGCTCGCACATGGAGGTGTTGGGGGATCTCGGCGAATCCGGGTTCGCGCGCGGCGTCGGCCCCGGCGTGTACGACATCCACTCGCCGCGGGTGCCCGATGTCGACGAGATCAGCGAGCTGCTGACCACGGCGCTCGGCGCGGTGCCGGCGGACCGGATCTGGGTGAACCCCGACTGCGGGCTGAAGACCCGCGGCTACGCCGAAGTCGAACCCGCGCTGCGCAACCTCGTGGCCGCGACCGCACGGGTCCGCTCGCGACTCCCGGGCTGA
- a CDS encoding ribonucleotide-diphosphate reductase subunit beta → MTNLESTTDATGLGEIEVGAERINVDDKRMINARADVNQLLPMKYRWAWDKYLAGCNNHWMPTEVAMQADIALWKSADGLTEDERTMLKRNLGFFATAESLVANNIVLAVYRQITNPECRQYLLRQAFEEAVHTHTFQYICESLGLVEGELFNMYREVPSISDKDAWALKYTQNLENPDFETGTPEADQAFLRDLVAFYVIFEGMWFYTGFAQILSLGRRNKMVGIAEQYQYILRDESIHLNFGIDCINQIKIENPHLWTEEFQAEVRGMLTEACALEVAYARDTMPRGMLGLSAEACEQYMHFITDRRAQQIGLAPIFGENENPFPWMSEAMDLKKEKNFFETRVIEYQSGGALDWD, encoded by the coding sequence ATGACGAACCTGGAAAGCACGACGGACGCGACGGGGCTCGGTGAGATCGAGGTCGGCGCCGAGCGGATCAACGTCGACGACAAGCGAATGATCAACGCCCGCGCCGACGTGAACCAGCTCCTTCCGATGAAGTACCGCTGGGCGTGGGACAAGTACCTGGCGGGCTGCAACAACCACTGGATGCCGACCGAGGTCGCCATGCAGGCCGACATCGCGCTCTGGAAGTCGGCCGACGGGCTGACCGAGGACGAGCGCACGATGCTCAAGCGCAACCTCGGCTTCTTCGCCACCGCGGAGTCGTTGGTGGCCAACAACATCGTGCTCGCGGTGTACCGCCAGATCACCAACCCGGAGTGCCGCCAGTACCTGCTGCGCCAGGCGTTCGAGGAGGCCGTGCACACGCACACCTTCCAGTACATCTGCGAAAGCCTCGGCCTCGTCGAGGGCGAGCTGTTCAACATGTACCGCGAGGTTCCGTCCATTTCGGACAAGGACGCGTGGGCGCTGAAGTACACGCAGAACCTGGAGAACCCGGACTTCGAGACCGGGACGCCGGAGGCCGACCAGGCGTTCCTGCGCGATCTGGTCGCGTTCTACGTGATCTTCGAGGGCATGTGGTTCTACACCGGGTTCGCGCAGATCCTCTCGCTCGGCCGCCGGAACAAGATGGTCGGCATCGCCGAGCAGTACCAGTACATCCTGCGCGACGAGTCGATCCACCTGAACTTCGGCATCGACTGCATCAACCAGATCAAGATCGAGAACCCGCACCTGTGGACCGAGGAGTTCCAGGCGGAGGTCCGCGGCATGCTGACCGAGGCGTGCGCGCTCGAGGTCGCCTACGCCCGCGACACCATGCCGCGCGGCATGCTCGGGCTCTCGGCGGAGGCGTGCGAGCAGTACATGCACTTCATCACCGACCGGCGCGCCCAGCAGATCGGCCTCGCCCCGATCTTCGGCGAGAACGAGAACCCGTTCCCGTGGATGTCGGAGGCGATGGACCTGAAGAAGGAGAAGAACTTCTTCGAGACCCGCGTCATCGAGTACCAGTCCGGCGGCGCGCTCGACTGGGACTGA